Within Lolium rigidum isolate FL_2022 chromosome 5, APGP_CSIRO_Lrig_0.1, whole genome shotgun sequence, the genomic segment GACTAGGAAAAAGAGTTATGTGGATGATAGCTACACGCTTATATGTGCATTATACTTTTCTGCATGATGGCCCACATTTTTTTAATCTGTTTCTTAGCTGATAGTGAGTGAGAATTAGCTCCACTTTTCTAAGCCCCTTTTCAATTTCCACTGACAGGTCAATGGTGTATGCCTGCTTCTAAGCTGCCATGCGAAGACACTGTTATCTCTTGAATTTATCCACTCCCAGCTTTATCCTGCAGTCATGGATAAAGTCTGCAATAGTCTTTACCAACTGGGATCCCAAAATCATGAGATCCAGCGCCTTAGTATTAAATCATCTCGCATTGGTGAAAGCAAGTCACTAAACATCTCTGCTGGTCTattaaattttatttcatatgCAAAGTAAGTTGCATGCCCTTTTATTCTCCCTTGGTTTTATTTCCGAACAGATGTTAGATGCCCAGTTAATCTTGCTCAGCCATTTGATGCCAttatttcagaatctaatttAGGCAGGAGCATATCCAGGCTTGTAGAGTATATGCATTTGCCACAAGAATATTCAGGAGCAGGCCCAGAATATAACGAAGGGCTGTTCAAAGTTCTAAAAGATATTCAGGAGCAGGCCCAGAATATAACGAAGGGCTGTTCAAAGTTCTAAAAGATCTGCATATTGTTCCTACTCGTGGCAACATCATAAATAACTCAGAGAAATTGCAAAATATCATGTAAACTTTCATTTTACGACTAAGAGATGATGTCATTGCCCTTAACTTCAGAGTTTTTTAACTTACCATATGTCACAGAGCGATCATTCAACTATTGTTGCCATGTTATATTTGTTAGTTTATGCTTCAAGTAAATTATTGAAGTAAATGCTCTCTCCTAACACTAGAAAGATTAACACCATTTTGAGGGTTTTGTGGAATGAGAACTGCTAGTTTTGCTGTTTAAGGTCCTGTTGAATAAACGGGACATGACCACCAGAAACCAAAAAAGGTGCCAGATCCAGTCATGTTGAACTTTTACATGCTTTACATGATAAAccagcaaaatattattttattcagagtatcatgacacatgttgggaaatttatttattttccttTGGAGGATGTATGTCAGTTAATTCATCTTAAACAGAGAGCAGTATAACAGATTAGAATACTAAAAAAATGGTAAAAATATGCAGCAAACTGGTTATGCTGCCTGTCCATAAGCATGCATGGCGTAATGTTGATACTTTGTTACTGATCGTTCGCCAAAATGATTGCGTGCGTATCAACACTGTTTTATTCTCATTGTTCAGGTCGCTGCAGTTGTTATCACTTAACGATGCTAAGGTGCAACCATCGTTTGCTAAAATGATCATTCATACTCTTCTCGAATCTTCTTGCAGTTTACAAACGCTTGACATATCAGAAAACAATGTGGGTTCACATGAGAACATTTCCTTCTttaatatttgtgttttggacTGCAAATAAAAAATATCTTATAGATTTCAGGCTGGCTTTCAACTGTAGACAGAAGTTCTACAAGTATCTCATCAGCACTGGAATCAAACACATCCTTGAACTCGCTGACTGTTCTTAACCTAAGGTATTGCTTTTTTCCTTTTCGTAATCAGCCAAGTTGCCATAATCAGAAACCTTTGTCACCACTTCTCTTTAAAGTTGGCACGGCCTGTGTAGTTAAACATATTTATAATCCTTATCATGTCAGGGGAAACCATTTGCAGGAGGGTGACATGGAGGATCTACGCAGTATTCTAGCAAAGATGTCTAATTTGAGAAGTTTAGATATAAGTGACAACCCAATCGCTGACGAGGGTATCAGGTAGTTGTCATTTGTCAACATTACACATGATTAAGTGTATGCTACGGATTGTTGACAAAAGAATTATACTACCTGTTTGTCTTCAGTTTTTTCTGTACATTTGTATCAATCATGAGTGCATAGTAGTTCTTCATGTCTATGATTCAACTTCAAGacagttttatttttgttttacgtTCTATCAATAAGCACTCAAGAGTTGCATATAAAAATTTGCAGATTTCTCATTCCTTTCTTCGAACGGGCTCTTCGAAGGGAGAAACCGCTTTGGGGATTAAGAGTAGAAAACTGTGATTTGTCAAGTATTGGTGTGACTAAACTTCTTGAATGCCTCTCATCTGCTAATAAACCACTTGATGTGCTGTCTATAGCAGATAATCATCTTGGGAGGTAAGTCCTTCCTCACTGTGCAGCGTTTCTGTTGCTTTTTCTTAGCTTGGGTCACATTTTGAACTGAGATGAATTTGCAGTTCTGTGGCAGCTACATTAGTGAAATTCCTGGGTTCACACGTAAGGGAACTAAATGTTGAAGATATCAGCCTAGGACCACAAGGCTTCCAAATACTTGAGGAAGCATTGCCAAGGAAAGTAGATCTCTCCCACATCAACATCAGGTATAAATGAACGCTGCATGTGTGACAATGATGCATGCTTGATATGCCAGTTTCCTTAGCcacttcatattttattttgcagtaAGAACCGTGGTGGGATCAGAACTGCACACTTCATTTCCAGACTTATACTGCAAGCGCCAAACCTTGTCTCAGTCAATGCAGGATCTAACCTTTTACCTCCTGACTCGTTGGATGTAATTTGTAACGCATTGAAGCAAACAACAAGTAAGAAATATACTTCCTTATATTTTCTTTAACTATGTTTAAGGTATAACCTAATGGGCATGTATCAAAGAGATTAGTTGATAACCAATGAGCTTCTTATAGGTAACTTGACACAACTAGACCTGATGGGCAATGTGCATTTGTCGAGTGCCATCTTTCCTGCAGTCTTTGACTTCAAGAAGCACGGAAAGCCAATCATGCTTATTCCATCACAGCAAGGTAGCTGCTCTCCCTACGATGCTGACCCATAACCTTAAGTAGCACCAACGATAATGAGAATTATGAAACATGCTCTTCTTTGAGATGGAACTAGGGACAGATTGCGTTTATGGCCCATTTTACGTTGCCAAAAAGTGTGGCCTTCGACTGTTTGGGGTGCAATTGTTTTTACAAATTTTCCCCAAGAAACTAGAGGATTGTTTTGCTCCAAAAAATGGGGTGCATGATGTGGGCCCTGCTACACTTGCTACTATATGTTCCTTCACAAGTTTTGATGTAATCTCCTGTTTGCATGATCAAGGGATGCATGGTGCTtttgttgtacaagttacagtgCTCATTCCCTCAACACACAAGTAGAAGAAACTCAAGCTAAATTTGAGACTCCAACGACAGTTTGATCATTAATTGTTTCATACTAATCCAAATTGGGTCTGATTAAATAAAGGGTGGGGACCGGTTTGTTATGTCCCCGAGCCTGCAGGCGTCCAGGTGGTCGAAACTGTTCAGAATCAGGGCAGGAACTGCCTGTTGG encodes:
- the LOC124653571 gene encoding uncharacterized protein LOC124653571 isoform X1 — its product is MAEVRTKAVPAPTLLSLCLKSVAAHLTADAAGAGRSGGCPDHFDGFAQEHEEEDGHLTPEQVAEALPWEILHQLASSLPPLALESLHHAAHARCCSSTSHTAQFGGPDGNRRGTKRSRCEDFDTAWQALFKFRWPFHANTGHDNLVTVDWQQQYWEAHLQECLDEAAEAALLPLFRGSIREIIMSAKIMSSVYLSEDIAREYSTLSYHWTKLGSYARCLRLQNVLCSAEVCDMLQPSRLETLVFVRIISEPEVNGVCLLLSCHAKTLLSLEFIHSQLYPAVMDKVCNSLYQLGSQNHEIQRLSIKSSRIGESKSLNISAGLLNFISYAKSLQLLSLNDAKVQPSFAKMIIHTLLESSCSLQTLDISENNISGWLSTVDRSSTSISSALESNTSLNSLTVLNLRGNHLQEGDMEDLRSILAKMSNLRSLDISDNPIADEGIRFLIPFFERALRREKPLWGLRVENCDLSSIGVTKLLECLSSANKPLDVLSIADNHLGSSVAATLVKFLGSHVRELNVEDISLGPQGFQILEEALPRKVDLSHINISKNRGGIRTAHFISRLILQAPNLVSVNAGSNLLPPDSLDVICNALKQTTSNLTQLDLMGNVHLSSAIFPAVFDFKKHGKPIMLIPSQQGMHGAFVVQVTVLIPSTHK
- the LOC124653571 gene encoding uncharacterized protein LOC124653571 isoform X2 — protein: MAEVRTKAVPAPTLLSLCLKSVAAHLTADAAGAGRSGGCPDHFDGFAQEHEEEDGHLTPEQVAEALPWEILHQLASSLPPLALESLHHAAHARCCSSTSHTAQFGGPDGNRRGTKRSRCEDFDTAWQALFKFRWPFHANTGHDNLVTVDWQQQYWEAHLQECLDEAAEAALLPLFRGSIREIIMSAKIMSSVYLSEDIAREYSTLSYHWTKLGSYARCLRLQNVLCSAEVCDMLQPSRLETLVFVRIISEPEVNGVCLLLSCHAKTLLSLEFIHSQLYPAVMDKVCNSLYQLGSQNHEIQRLSIKSSRIGESKSLNISAGLLNFISYAKSLQLLSLNDAKVQPSFAKMIIHTLLESSCSLQTLDISENNISGWLSTVDRSSTSISSALESNTSLNSLTVLNLRGNHLQEGDMEDLRSILAKMSNLRSLDISDNPIADEGIRFLIPFFERALRREKPLWGLRVENCDLSSIGVTKLLECLSSANKPLDVLSIADNHLGSSVAATLVKFLGSHVRELNVEDISLGPQGFQILEEALPRKVDLSHINISKNRGGIRTAHFISRLILQAPNLVSVNAGSNLLPPDSLDVICNALKQTTSNLTQLDLMGNVHLSSAIFPAVFDFKKHGKPIMLIPSQQGSCSPYDADP